In one Nostoc sp. KVJ3 genomic region, the following are encoded:
- a CDS encoding ComEA family DNA-binding protein: MNNWLPLNSRLQKLRAKLLNDPYYRLQSGEEIQIAAKLGIRIDANQATVDDWLRLPGLSIHQARSLVELSRSGVKFYCIEDIAAALGMPAPRLEPLKPLLNFIYYDHESLESPIQLVNPNTATVEKLAQIPFIDLSLAQAVVQNRQSGGLYHNLADFQRRLELTGDAIAQIMYYLTF; this comes from the coding sequence CGCCAAACTCCTCAACGATCCCTACTATCGCCTCCAATCTGGGGAAGAAATTCAGATAGCAGCAAAATTAGGTATTCGCATTGATGCTAATCAAGCGACTGTAGATGATTGGTTACGTTTACCAGGTTTGTCAATTCACCAAGCGCGATCGCTTGTGGAACTTTCGCGTTCTGGTGTTAAATTTTACTGTATTGAAGATATTGCTGCGGCTTTGGGTATGCCCGCGCCGCGCCTGGAACCATTAAAGCCTCTGCTAAATTTTATTTACTATGACCACGAATCTCTAGAAAGTCCAATACAGTTAGTCAATCCAAATACAGCAACAGTTGAAAAGTTAGCACAAATCCCATTTATCGATTTGTCTTTGGCGCAAGCGGTGGTGCAAAATCGGCAATCAGGGGGACTTTACCACAACTTGGCTGATTTTCAACGACGGTTAGAGTTAACTGGTGATGCGATCGCTCAGATCATGTATTATTTAACGTTTTAA
- the lepB gene encoding signal peptidase I, which yields MIPHESDVKEEHASLKVLRSWQENLILVAIALFLALLIRTFIAEPRYIPSDSMLPTLHTGDRLVVEKISYHFHPPTTGDIIVFQPPAELQRRGYPKDQAFIKRVIGQPGEVISVASGKVYLNGQPLAEDYIAEPPNQPYPPVKVPEDEFFVMGDNRNDSNDSRYWGFLPQKNVIGRATFRFWPLDRIGFI from the coding sequence ATGATTCCTCACGAAAGTGATGTCAAAGAAGAACATGCGTCGTTAAAAGTATTGCGTAGTTGGCAAGAAAATCTGATTTTAGTTGCGATCGCATTATTTTTAGCACTTCTGATCAGGACTTTTATTGCCGAACCCCGCTATATCCCTTCTGATTCGATGCTGCCAACCTTGCATACTGGCGATCGCTTGGTAGTTGAAAAAATATCCTACCATTTTCATCCTCCCACAACTGGGGATATTATTGTTTTTCAGCCACCCGCAGAACTACAACGTCGGGGATATCCCAAAGACCAAGCTTTCATCAAGCGAGTTATTGGTCAGCCTGGTGAGGTAATTAGTGTTGCTTCTGGCAAAGTCTACCTCAACGGTCAACCCTTGGCAGAAGACTACATCGCTGAACCCCCAAATCAGCCATATCCACCAGTGAAAGTTCCAGAAGACGAATTTTTTGTCATGGGAGATAACCGCAACGATAGTAATGACTCTCGCTATTGGGGCTTTTTACCCCAAAAAAATGTCATCGGTAGGGCAACATTTCGCTTTTGGCCTCTCGATCGCATTGGGTTTATTTAA